A single genomic interval of Primulina huaijiensis isolate GDHJ02 chromosome 7, ASM1229523v2, whole genome shotgun sequence harbors:
- the LOC140980903 gene encoding cytochrome P450 86A22-like translates to MDTSTVLIISAFVAAYFVWFRSITRTLRGSNGPRMWPVLGSLPGLIQNSNRMHEWIAGNLRACGGTYQTCICAIPYLGRKQGLVTVTCDPKNLEHILKVRFDNYPKGPTWQAVFHDLLGQGIFNSDGDTWLFQRKTAALEFTTRTLRQAMARWVSRAIKNRFCPILETAQRLGESVDLQDLLLRLTFDNICGLTFGKDPQTLSPGLPENSFASAFDRATEATLQRFILPEFIWKLKKWVRLGMEASLSRCLGHVDDYLTQVINTRKLELMSQQIGGSPHDDLLSRFMKKKESYTDEFLRNVALNFILAGRDTSSVALSWFFWLVTSSPRVEEKILIELSSVLMETRGSDISKWVEDPLVFEEVDRLIYLKAALSETLRLYPSVPEDSKHVVADDILPDGTFVPAGSSITYSIYSAGRMKFIWGDDCLEFKPERWLSKDGKKFQPKDQFQFVAFNAGPRICLGKDLAYLQMKSIAAAVLLRHQLKVAPGHKVDQKMSLTLFMKDGLKVNVYPRDMAPVLGKISKDCLKVEEPLANGNSHTHLDTINGVD, encoded by the coding sequence ATGGATACATCAACGGTTTTGATAATTTCAGCATTTGTAGCAGCATATTTTGTGTGGTTCAGATCAATCACGAGGACTTTAAGAGGATCCAACGGCCCGAGAATGTGGCCCGTTTTGGGGAGTCTCCCGGGCTTAATCCAGAACAGCAACAGAATGCATGAATGGATCGCCGGGAATCTTCGGGCCTGCGGCGGCACATATCAGACTTGTATATGCGCGATTCCATATTTGGGCCGGAAACAAGGCCTCGTGACGGTCACGTGCGACCCGAAGAATTTAGAGCATATTTTGAAGGTTAGGTTTGATAATTACCCCAAGGGGCCTACGTGGCAAGCTGTTTTCCATGATTTACTCGGGCAAGGCATCTTCAATTCTGACGGCGACACGTGGCTCTTCCAACGTAAGACTGCCGCACTGGAATTCACTACCCGGACACTTAGGCAAGCCATGGCTCGATGGGTGAGCCGAGCGATCAAGAATAGGTTTTGCCCGATTCTCGAGACGGCTCAGCGTTTGGGCGAGTCTGTTGATCTCCAGGACCTTCTGTTACGGCTTACTTTTGACAACATATGTGGCTTGACTTTTGGGAAGGACCCGCAGACCTTGTCTCCGGGGCTACCGGAGAACAGCTTCGCGTCGGCTTTTGATCGAGCCACTGAAGCTACTTTACAACGCTTTATCTTGCCGGAGTTTATTTGGAAATTGAAAAAATGGGTCCGGCTTGGAATGGAAGCCAGCCTGAGCCGATGTTTAGGACACGTGGACGATTACTTGACCCAAGTCATCAACACTCGCAAGCTCGAATTGATGAGTCAACAAATCGGTGGGTCCCCACATGATGACTTATTATCCAGGTTTATGAAGAAAAAAGAGTCTTACACCGATGAATTCCTAAGAAACGTGGCACTCAATTTTATCCTAGCTGGACGCGACACGTCATCTGTGGCGCTGAGCTGGTTTTTCTGGCTGGTGACTTCCAGCCCACGAGTGGAAGAGAAAATCTTGATTGAACTAAGCTCCGTATTGATGGAAACTCGTGGCAGTGATATTTCGAAATGGGTTGAAGATCCCCTAGTGTTTGAAGAAGTTGACCGATTGATATACCTTAAGGCGGCGTTATCCGAGACACTTAGGCTGTACCCTTCAGTGCCGGAAGACTCTAAGCACGTTGTGGCAGATGACATATTGCCGGATGGAACGTTCGTCCCTGCTGGATCAAGTATTACCTACTCCATTTACTCGGCGGGCCGAATGAAGTTTATTTGGGGGGACGATTGCCTCGAATTCAAACCAGAAAGATGGTTGTCCAAGGATGGCAAGAAATTCCAACCCAAGGATCAATTTCAATTCGTGGCGTTTAATGCGGGACCAAGGATTTGTCTAGGGAAGGATTTGGCTTATTTGCAGATGAAGTCGATCGCAGCGGCCGTGCTGCTCCGCCACCAGCTCAAGGTGGCACCGGGGCACAAGGTGGACCAAAAGATGTCCTTGACATTGTTCATGAAGGATGGCTTGAAGGTGAATGTGTATCCTAGAGACATGGCTCCAGTTCTTGGCAAAATCAGCAAAGATTGTCTCAAAGTGGAGGAGCCTCTCGCTAATGGTAATTCTCATACCCATTTGGATACTATTAATGGGGTTGATTAA
- the LOC140980408 gene encoding uncharacterized protein, whose amino-acid sequence MEHRRKLVILLLVYHMFCRSFLMICLLIREHARMVSITRRVRRRQAASYSMIGRVNAQLSNLHRIIEVGDIQCVTNLRMNRSAFARLCYLLKNVGGLAESRYVRVEEKVAMFLSILAHHKKNRVAGHDYIRSGQTVSAHFHDVLKALLKLHPLLLVKPAPVDEECRNETWSYFKGCLGALDGTHISVHVPRRDKARYRNRKGTVAVNVLAVCDRNMNFIYALTGWEGSAADARVLRDALSRDDSLRVPRGCYYLCDNGYANVEGFLTPYRRVRYHRDAWGNRACGPQDYKELFNWRHSQARNVIERAFGLLKKRWAILRSPSFYPIKVQNHIILACILLHNFIRSQMDEDPMDNVAEYGGSPFNDTQSAYINSLESSIGWDAWRDEFAMSMWNMNN is encoded by the exons ATGGAGCACCGTAGAAAACTTGTAATCCTTCTGCTGGTCTACCATATGTTCTGTCGATCTTTTTTGATGATATGTCTCCTAATACGAGAGCATGCACGAATGGTGTCAATTACCCGTCGTGTCCGTCGAAGACAAGCTGCTTCGTACAGCATGATCGGCAGAGTCAATGCTCAATTGAGCAATTTGCATAGAATTATTGAAGTCGGAGATATCCAATGTGTGACTAACTTAAGAATGAATCGAAGCGCGTTTGCAAGACTCTGTTATTTGTTAAAAAACGTCGGAGGGTTAGCTGAATCAAGGTACGTACGAGTCGAAGAAAAAGTGGCAATGTTCTTGTCTATATTGGCGCATCATAAAAAGAATCGTGTTGCTGGGCATGATTACATACGTAGTGGACAGACAGTTAGTGCTCATTTTCATGATGTTCTTAAAGCGTTGCTAAAGTTACATCCATTACTCCTTGTCAAGCCAGCTCCTGTCGATGAAGAATGTAGAAATGAAACATGGAGTTATTTTAAG GGTTGCCTCGGCGCATTGGATGGAACCCATATCAGTGTACATGTCCCTCGCCGAGATAAAGCAAGATACAGAAATCGAAAAGGTACTGTTGCGGTGAATGTGTTGGCTGTATGTGACCGCAATATGAATTTCATCTACGCTCTGACGGGCTGGGAGGGATCCGCGGCAGATGCTCGCGTTTTACGAGATGCGCTAAGCAGGGATGATTCGTTGAGAGTTCCACGAG GTTGTTATTATCTATGTGATAATGGATATGCAAATGTTGAGGGTTTCTTGACTCCTTATCGCCGTGTTAGGTATCATCGTGATGCTTGGGGCAATCGTGCTTGCGGCCCACAAGATTACAAGGAGTTGTTCAATTGGAGACACTCCCAAGCTCGGAACGTAATTGAAAGAGCATTTGGTTTGTTAAAAAAAAGATGGGCCATCCTTCGAAGTCCTTCGTTTTACCCAATAAAAGTTCAGAACCATATAATTTTGGCTTGCATTCTATTACACAATTTCATACGAAGTCAAATGGATGAAGATCCAATGGACAATGTAGCAGAGTATGGTGGGAGCCCGTTTAATGACACACAATCTGCTTACATTAACAGTTTGGAGTCTTCAATAGGGTGGGATGCTTGGAGAGACGAGTTTGCAATGTCGATGTGGAACATGAACAATTAA
- the LOC140980409 gene encoding uncharacterized protein — translation MDSGASSASVVGRSKKQDKTRRSWNVREEEVLIQALKDVITKGWKSENGFKAGYLNLLENAMHESIPGNSLRGNPHINSKIHVWKKTYSALITLLSKSGVGWNDCNNTIDVTDETWEAIVKTDPTLRSMRHKQWTHYHDWCEIFGNDRATGERATNFESALHEVLSIDNELPTAAWLPDTPAFNTVDDAEDSKSETNTPSSKPKEGVTLKSKKRKKDSDAEQTIVEAIKNLADITRTTMTDLINKVGSEDKLSDAQDEVLRALDGMTHLSEDEQVLAAKLLFNNHNDLALFQRLGHRGKVCLVNRLLAGN, via the exons ATGGATAGTGGAGCATCATCTGCGAGCGTTGTCGGTCGGAGCAAAAAACAAGACAAGACACGACGTAGTTGGAATGTTAGAGAAGAAGAAGTTCTAATCCAAGCACTGAAAGATGTCATAACGAAGGGATGGAAAAGTGAAAATGGATTTAAGGCTGGATATTTGAATCTGCTGGagaatgcaatgcatgaatcTATCCCCGGGAATAGTTTACGTGGGAATCCACATATCAATTCGAAGATCCACGtgtggaagaaaacatataGTGCTTTAATTACCTTACTAAGCAAAAGTGGTGTGGGGTGGAATGATTGTAATAACACAATCGATGTGACAGACGAGACGTGGGAGGCAATCGTGAAG ACCGACCCAACGCTACGTTCAATGAGACACAAGCAGTGGACACATTACCATGACTGGTGTGAGATATTTGGAAATGATCGTGCTACAGGTGAGCGCGCAACCAATTTCGAGAGTGCACTTCATGAGGTCCTCAGCATAGATAATGAACTACCTACTGCTGCGTGGCTTCCCGACACACCTGCATTTAACACAGTTGACGATGCTGAAGACTCTAAATCTGAGACGAATACGCCGTCATCAAAACCCAAGGAAGGTGTAACTTTGAAGAGTAAGAAAAGGAAGAAAGATAGTGACGCCGAGCAGACCATAGTTGAAGCCATCAAAAACCTTGCTGACATAACGAGAACCACTATGACAGATTTGATCAACAAGGTTGGTTCAGAGGACAAGCTTTCAGATGCACAGGATGAGGTGTTGAGGGCGTTGGACGGGATGACTCATCTTTCAGAGGACGAGCAAGTGCTTGCTGCTAAGTTGTTGTTTAACAACCACAACGACTTAGCTTTGTTTCAACGATTAGGTCATCGCGGCAAGGTTTGTTTGGTGAATAGGCTTTTGGCCGGAAATTAA